The following are encoded together in the Macadamia integrifolia cultivar HAES 741 chromosome 10, SCU_Mint_v3, whole genome shotgun sequence genome:
- the LOC122090923 gene encoding piriformospora indica-insensitive protein 2-like, whose product MASSHCSIALLCLLVFCFISANSVSSSSHYSDEQESVYQVLEAINSGIDWRSLFPDDFCDSAPHGIVCEYFFDDNGTISTPHITELNFGYVSDFSPNPPCSFNSTLSPRLSSFTYLRKLFFYQCFTATMVSFPGFLSTLGSTLEELVFIDNPSLVGTLSGNLGNLTALRRFILSGSSVSGEIPDEIGGLLELEEVTISRNPFHGVVPQSLGNLKKLKVLDLSYNGLKGNLPDSIGKMTELVKLDLGSNRFDGGIPESLVGLQELEFLDLSYNHFGNFGIPPFLAEMPRLREVYLSGNPLGGQIPEIWEKLGGILRLGLSGLGLDGKIPASMGVSLRNICFLGLDHNNLEGTVPEEFGFLESVLEMNLENNRLTGRLPFSAKFSARIGKKLKLAGNPNLCIDGEAQENGSLGYLKFCNKPSKPDAVLFSSSESSSPVQSSLLLIIFLGLFLTFCL is encoded by the coding sequence ATGGCTTCTTCACACTGTTCCATAGCTCTTCTCTGTCTTCTTGTCTTCTGCTTCATCTCTgcaaactctgtctcttccTCTTCCCATTACTCCGACGAGCAGGAATCTGTATATCAAGTTTTGGAAGCGATCAACTCTGGCATCGATTGGCGTTCTCTCTTCCCTGACGATTTCTGCGACTCAGCTCCTCATGGCATCGTCTGTGAGTATTTCTTCGACGACAATGGTACCATTAGTACTCCTCACATTACAGAGCTCAACTTCGGCTACGTTTCAGATTTCTCTCCTAACCCACCTTGTTCTTTTAATTCCACGCTCTCTCCTCGACTTTCCTCCTTCACCTACCTACGCAAGCTCTTCTTCTACCAATGTTTCACAGCAACCATGGTTTCATTTCCTGGGTTTCTCTCAACTTTGGGTTCTACCTTAGAAGAACTCGTGTTCATCGATAACCCTTCTCTGGTAGGGACTCTGAGTGGGAATCTCGGCAACTTAACCGCTCTCAGGAGGTTCATTCTCAGTGGGAGCAGTGTTTCTGGAGAAATCCCAGATGAGATTGGTGGTTTACTCGAGCTCGAAGAGGTTACAATCAGCAGAAATCCCTTCCATGGAGTAGTTCCCCAGAGCTTAGGGAACTTGAAGAAACTGAAAGTGCTCGACCTCAGCTACAATGGGTTAAAAGGGAATCTCCCTGACTCAATCGGGAAGATGACAGAGCTGGTGAAGCTTGATTTGGGTTCGAATCGCTTTGATGGGGGAATCCCTGAGAGCCTAGTGGGTCTCCAGGAACTGGAGTTCTTGGACTTGAGCTATAACCATTTTGGCAACTTTGGGATTCCGCCATTTTTAGCAGAGATGCCCAGACTGAGGGAAGTGTACTTGAGTGGGAACCCACTAGGAGGCCAGATACCAGAAATTTGGGAGAAGCTTGGGGGTATTTTGAGGTTAGGGCTATCAGGGTTGGGCCTAGATGGTAAAATTCCTGCTTCCATGGGGGTATCACTGAGAAACATTTGTTTCCTAGGGCTGGATCACAACAACCTTGAAGGAACAGTGCCGGAGGAATTTGGGTTTCTGGAGTCTGTGCTTGAGATGAACCTGGAGAACAACAGATTGACTGGAAGGCTTCCGTTCTCTGCTAAATTTTCAGCCAGAATTGGAAAAAAGCTGAAGTTGGCTGGGAATCCTAATCTTTGTATCGATGGGGAAGCTCAAGAGAACGGCAGTTTGGGGTATTTGAAATTCTGCAACAAACCCAGTAAACCAGATGCTGTTTTGTTCTCATCCTCTGAGAGTTCTTCACCAGTACAATCTTCTCTGCTTCTCATTATCTTCTTAGGGTTGTTTCTAACTTTTTGTTTATAG
- the LOC122090924 gene encoding CRIB domain-containing protein RIC7, producing MSAESNHAEPVKEYSLNLTPYGESSTETSQESSSDQSKPSKTLSLNRKKQKEIFQPPEMSTKMKGLLKGLRYISQIFDNNGKEQEMQIGFPTDVKHVAHIGWDGPAVHSPSWMDEHRPGPNFSSAPLSTNGDANESNRKSASLEEMPELSKPSTYIPSSLDSPASRDQSKKSRRHHTTTGISISSPSRDTKERSSRPSSSSRRSQNTGGLSMDSTLQDPAADPKKSRRKKPKGISSSGSTKPSRSKPQSTTTYTSPFSDPGSGSISVLNNEPCPTSPLRSLRIEDGDKGNHGIS from the exons ATGTCTGCTGAATCAAATCATGCAGAGCCGGTCAAAGAATATAGTTTAAATTTGACGCCGTACGGCGAGTCTAGCACGGAGACTTCTCAAG AATCGAGTTCCGATCAATCAAAACCATCCAAGACGCTTAGTCTCAATcgaaaaaaacagaaagagaTTTTTCAGCCACCCGAAATGTCGACGAAGATGAAGGGCCTTTTAAAAGGCCTAAGATATATTTCACAGATATTTG ATAATAATGGTAAAGAGCAAGAAATGCAGATTGGCTTTCCCACAGATGTGAAGCATGTAGCACACATAGGATGGGATGGTCCAGCAGTACATTCACCAAGCTGG ATGGATGAGCATAGACCAGGACCAAATTTTTCGTCGGCACCATTAAGTACTAATGGAGATGCTAACGAAAGCAACCGTAAAAGCGCTTCTCTTGAAG AGATGCCAGAGTTATCAAAGCCATCCACATATATCCCCTCATCATTGGACTCTCCGGCCAGCAGAGACCAATCGAAGAAATCAAGGCGACACCATACCACCACCGGCATTTCAATCAGTTCTCCCTCACGAGATACCAAAGAGAGATCATCCcgaccatcatcatcatcgagGCGATCTCAGAACACAGGAGGCCTAAGTATGGATTCAACCTTGCAAGATCCAGCAGCTGATCCTAAAAAATCCCGTCGTAAGAAACCCAAGGGAATATCAAGTAGTGGATCAACTAAACCTTCAAGATCCAAACCCCAGTCTACCACAACTTACACTTCTCCATTCTCTGATCCTGGTTCTGGATCTATAAGCGTTTTGAACAATGAACCTTGTCCAACTTCACCTTTAAGATCCTTGAGAATTGAGGATGGTGACAAAGGGAATCATGGAATTTCTTGA
- the LOC122090707 gene encoding glycolipid transfer protein 1-like yields the protein MEGTVFAPCLEGMKHVKSEDGEMLTKPFLDVCKLILPVIDKFGAAMVLVKTDIGGNISRLEAKYLSNTMEFNHLYSMVRAEVQANTAKGSSSCTNGLLWLTRAMDFLLELFRNLLEHPDWTMSQACTDSYNKTLKKFHGWLASSSFTLAMKLAPDRTKFMDVIGGGGDINADIEKFCSTFAPLLEENHKFLDGVGMDSLKAS from the exons ATGGAGGGGACTGTGTTCGCCCCCTGTTTGGAAGGAATGAAACATGTGAAGTCTGAAGATGGGGAAATGCTGACCAAGCCTTTTTTGGATGTGTGCAAGCTCATATTGCCAGTTATAG ATAAATTTGGAGCTGCCATGGTGCTCGTAAAAACTGATATTGGTGGTAATATTTCG AGGCTGGAGGCTAAATACTTATCCAATACTATGGAATTCAATCACTTATACAGTATGGTACGAGCTGAGGTACAAGCTAACACAGCAAAAGGTTCATCCAGCTGTACCAATGGTCTTCTATGGTTGACAAG GGCAATGGATTTCTTGCTTGAACTGTTCCGCAACTTATTGGAACATCCAGATTGGACCATGTCTCAAGCTTGCACTGATTCTTACAACAAGACACTGAAGAAATTTCATGGCTGGCTTGCCAGTTCAAGTTTCACG CTTGCCATGAAACTGGCTCCAGATAGAACGAAGTTCATGGATGTGATTGGGGGTGGAGGTGATATCAATGCTGATATTGAGAAATTCTGCTCAACTTTTGCTCCACTTCTTGAGGAGAATCACAAGTTCTTA GATGGTGTTGGCATGGACAGCCTGAAAGCTTCCTAA